The Spirosoma foliorum genome has a window encoding:
- a CDS encoding GNVR domain-containing protein, with protein sequence MSITETSRKKDAEEGEIEIRLSDITEFLKNSRRRILIGALIGLLIGALYAFSKPNIYTAQVTVMPEFQARGANGLGGLGSLAGLAGISLDNMNSVDAIRPDLYPNILQSIPFALNLLNHPVYSLELKAKMPLKEYIGRVGSNSFIGKLMSLFAGNKEEKNDGKNKLKNFEDALQVTKEEDALIKSVQASVLGMYDKKTGILTITATERDPMVVATISRASLNYLTNYIITYRTEKASKQVAFLEDRVKEAKSRYQSAEYTLSTYRDRNRNLFLNTAKIDEQRLQADYLLEQSVYNELSKQLEQAKIKVQEETPIFKILEPPTVPLRKTGPKRTFIMLGSIVIGVVISIMVALVRDIRLIAKSKSLQSA encoded by the coding sequence ATGTCTATTACAGAAACTTCAAGAAAGAAAGATGCTGAAGAAGGCGAAATCGAGATTCGGTTGAGCGATATTACAGAATTTTTAAAGAATAGTCGCCGACGAATACTAATAGGTGCTTTAATAGGGCTTTTAATCGGCGCATTATATGCGTTTTCTAAGCCTAATATATATACAGCTCAAGTTACGGTAATGCCTGAATTTCAGGCAAGAGGTGCTAATGGTTTAGGTGGTTTAGGTTCTTTGGCTGGATTAGCCGGCATTAGCCTTGACAACATGAATTCAGTGGACGCTATTCGACCAGATCTTTACCCGAATATATTGCAAAGTATTCCCTTTGCATTAAATTTATTAAACCATCCAGTTTATTCACTAGAATTAAAGGCAAAAATGCCTTTGAAAGAATATATTGGGCGTGTTGGATCAAATAGTTTTATTGGCAAGCTTATGAGTTTATTTGCTGGCAATAAAGAAGAAAAAAATGATGGTAAAAATAAGTTGAAGAACTTTGAGGATGCTTTACAAGTCACGAAAGAAGAAGATGCACTGATTAAATCAGTCCAGGCTAGTGTATTAGGAATGTATGATAAGAAAACAGGTATATTAACGATTACTGCTACCGAGCGTGATCCTATGGTTGTAGCTACTATCTCTCGCGCATCTCTCAATTATCTCACGAACTATATCATTACCTATCGTACGGAAAAAGCTAGTAAACAAGTTGCCTTCCTTGAAGATCGCGTGAAAGAAGCAAAAAGTCGTTATCAATCCGCTGAATATACTTTATCAACTTATAGGGATCGAAATAGGAATCTGTTTTTAAATACTGCTAAAATAGACGAGCAGAGGCTTCAGGCGGACTATTTACTTGAGCAATCAGTTTATAATGAATTGTCAAAGCAATTAGAACAGGCTAAAATTAAAGTACAGGAAGAAACGCCAATATTTAAAATATTAGAGCCACCAACTGTACCACTTCGTAAAACAGGTCCCAAGCGAACATTTATCATGTTAGGCTCTATCGTAATTGGGGTTGTTATAAGCATAATGGTTGCCTTAGTTCGAGACATTCGATTGATTGCTAAATCCAAATCCCTCCAAAGTGCATGA
- a CDS encoding GDP-mannose 4,6-dehydratase — MKTALICGVSGQDGAYLAKLLLEKGYKVVGGSRDAQMSSFKNLERLGIRSSIQFVSISINDFRSVLQTLLKVKPDEVYNLAGQSSVGLSFEQPVETLESISVGTLNLLEAIRFTNQPIKFYNAGSSECFGDTGSLTADENTPFRPRSPYGVAKAAAFWQVANYREAYQIHASTGILFNHESPLRPERFVTQKIVAAACRIANGSNEILTLGNIDIARDWGWAPDYVEAMWLMLQQNQSDDYVIATGKTHKLSDFIRVVFETVGLCWENHVHTDKSFFRPTDIAEGHANPAKALRNLEWKAQFTMSEVARQMVMGSTSGDTIIGK, encoded by the coding sequence ATGAAAACAGCCTTAATTTGTGGAGTTTCGGGTCAGGACGGAGCCTATTTAGCGAAATTATTACTTGAAAAAGGCTATAAAGTAGTAGGAGGCTCCCGAGATGCCCAAATGTCTTCTTTTAAAAATCTGGAGCGTTTAGGGATCCGCTCTTCTATTCAATTCGTATCTATTAGTATAAATGACTTTAGAAGTGTGTTGCAAACGCTCCTAAAAGTTAAACCTGATGAAGTATATAACCTAGCTGGTCAAAGCTCGGTAGGTCTTTCTTTTGAGCAACCCGTAGAGACGCTTGAAAGTATTAGTGTTGGTACGCTTAATCTCCTTGAAGCTATCCGATTTACAAATCAGCCCATTAAGTTTTATAATGCAGGTTCGAGTGAATGTTTTGGCGATACAGGTAGTTTAACAGCCGATGAAAACACGCCTTTTCGACCACGGAGCCCATATGGTGTTGCAAAAGCAGCGGCCTTCTGGCAAGTAGCTAATTATAGAGAAGCCTATCAAATTCATGCTAGTACAGGTATTCTATTTAACCATGAATCTCCCCTAAGACCAGAACGATTTGTGACGCAGAAGATCGTAGCTGCGGCTTGTAGGATTGCTAATGGAAGTAACGAAATATTGACGTTAGGTAATATTGATATCGCGCGTGATTGGGGATGGGCTCCAGACTACGTAGAAGCGATGTGGCTTATGTTGCAACAAAACCAATCGGATGATTATGTAATTGCTACAGGCAAAACACATAAATTAAGTGATTTCATTCGCGTTGTATTTGAAACGGTTGGTCTCTGCTGGGAAAACCATGTGCATACTGATAAGTCCTTTTTCCGACCGACTGATATTGCAGAAGGTCACGCTAATCCAGCTAAAGCCTTAAGGAATTTGGAATGGAAGGCTCAATTTACGATGAGTGAAGTAGCAAGGCAAATGGTTATGGGATCGACTAGTGGAGACACAATTATTGGCAAATAA
- a CDS encoding lipopolysaccharide biosynthesis protein — MSKNIRATIKNPKALEWIKLITITSSAQIVVQGVGAISGILIIRLFSTKEYALYTLANSMLMTMIVLADSGIAAGVMSQGGKVWQDRVKLGTVLAVGLDLRKKFAIASLIISVPLLLYQLLHHDASWFTSLIIIFSLIPAFLSALTGELLEIAPKLKQDIAPLQKNQVKLHLVRLVLTFTIIYFFPWAFLALLASGISQLWANVNLKKISDKHAKQEQKSDLIIRAAILAVVKRQLPSSIYHCFSGQITIWLVSAFGSTLAVAQIGALGRIALLPGLLTLLFSIIILPRYARLPKDQTILLNYFIKIQIGWLIVSAAIIGIFWVFSTEILWILGPKYSALRKEALLITITSCINLFSGSAFNLYTSRGWILNPIISIAINTITIASGVAFIDVSSLQGVLVLSIFVAVIQAIANTLYAFLQIIKSNNIINYDNVV, encoded by the coding sequence ATGTCTAAAAATATTCGGGCTACTATTAAAAACCCTAAAGCATTAGAATGGATTAAATTAATTACTATCACCAGCTCTGCTCAAATAGTAGTGCAGGGAGTAGGAGCGATAAGTGGTATTTTAATAATTCGTCTATTTTCGACAAAAGAATATGCATTATATACCCTAGCTAATTCAATGCTTATGACTATGATAGTTCTAGCGGATAGTGGAATTGCTGCAGGAGTAATGTCGCAGGGAGGAAAAGTTTGGCAAGACCGTGTAAAACTAGGAACCGTATTAGCTGTTGGCCTTGATTTAAGGAAAAAATTTGCAATTGCGAGCCTTATTATTTCTGTTCCTTTACTACTATATCAATTGCTTCATCACGATGCAAGTTGGTTTACGTCTTTAATAATTATTTTTTCTCTTATACCTGCATTTTTATCCGCTCTTACTGGGGAGTTGCTTGAAATTGCTCCCAAACTCAAGCAAGATATTGCCCCATTGCAAAAGAATCAGGTTAAATTACATTTAGTACGTCTAGTGCTTACCTTTACAATAATATATTTTTTTCCGTGGGCTTTTTTGGCCTTACTTGCCAGTGGAATTTCTCAATTATGGGCTAATGTTAACTTAAAGAAAATATCTGACAAACATGCTAAACAAGAACAAAAATCAGATCTTATTATCCGGGCGGCAATTTTAGCAGTTGTTAAACGCCAATTACCTAGTTCTATTTACCACTGTTTTTCAGGTCAAATCACAATTTGGCTAGTTTCTGCTTTTGGCTCTACACTAGCAGTTGCTCAGATTGGAGCTCTTGGTCGTATTGCGCTATTACCTGGACTCTTAACTTTACTATTTAGTATAATCATTCTTCCACGCTACGCCAGATTACCTAAAGATCAGACAATCCTTCTAAATTACTTTATAAAAATACAGATAGGGTGGTTAATCGTAAGTGCTGCTATTATTGGAATTTTTTGGGTATTTTCTACTGAGATATTATGGATATTAGGCCCTAAATACTCGGCATTAAGAAAAGAGGCATTGCTAATAACAATAACTAGTTGTATTAATTTATTTTCTGGATCTGCTTTTAATCTGTATACAAGTAGAGGGTGGATTCTAAATCCTATTATTTCTATTGCTATTAATACTATTACAATTGCAAGTGGTGTTGCTTTTATAGATGTTTCATCACTCCAAGGCGTATTGGTACTAAGTATTTTTGTTGCTGTTATACAAGCTATAGCTAATACTTTATATGCCTTCCTGCAGATAATAAAATCTAATAACATTATTAATTATGATAATGTTGTATAG
- a CDS encoding transposase, which produces MQAKLLYLSDFLNTCWLPTADQKPKRGKPQTYSSISFLLFFMLMLLKRIHPFAAMHRWAKANYALLGWQQPPDRKTIRRRFLALPALIQQLMPAIADQCQQLNHSYACSFADKSVFRALGGLWHKKHMLLKVVPHPSIDTEASWAKSDYHGWRFGYGLHLIYNRYRFPLMATVTTASTKDYTLLQTLIASLQQRLGMVLADSGYFAHHFLKAIYQQLVTTPCLFKRTQRMSAFAKYYNDMAGSVVGRLTYSRRKPSIEPNFAYIKELTQLTATNPLPYKGLDRVSAYLLVASCTVQLMMYDNFTNQQELGSMEAFKAAFQ; this is translated from the coding sequence ATGCAAGCCAAATTACTGTATTTGTCGGACTTTCTAAACACCTGTTGGCTACCAACAGCCGATCAAAAGCCCAAACGGGGGAAACCTCAAACTTATTCGAGTATTTCATTTCTGCTATTTTTTATGCTCATGCTCCTTAAACGTATTCACCCTTTTGCCGCCATGCACCGGTGGGCCAAAGCCAACTATGCCCTGCTGGGTTGGCAACAGCCCCCTGACCGTAAGACCATCCGCAGACGCTTTCTGGCTCTACCGGCTCTGATTCAGCAACTCATGCCCGCCATTGCTGACCAATGTCAGCAACTGAATCATTCCTACGCTTGTAGCTTTGCCGACAAAAGCGTGTTTCGAGCCCTGGGTGGGTTGTGGCACAAAAAACACATGCTGCTCAAGGTGGTTCCACATCCTAGTATTGATACAGAGGCATCTTGGGCCAAAAGCGACTATCACGGCTGGCGCTTTGGCTATGGCCTCCACCTGATCTATAATCGCTATCGATTTCCCCTGATGGCCACCGTAACAACGGCATCCACCAAAGACTATACCCTACTACAGACCCTGATTGCGTCTTTGCAACAACGGCTGGGTATGGTTTTGGCCGATAGTGGCTACTTTGCCCACCATTTCCTGAAGGCGATCTACCAGCAGTTAGTTACTACGCCTTGCCTTTTCAAGCGCACCCAGCGGATGAGTGCTTTCGCCAAGTACTATAATGACATGGCTGGCAGTGTAGTGGGTCGTTTGACCTACAGCCGACGCAAGCCTTCGATTGAGCCCAATTTTGCCTATATCAAAGAACTGACTCAACTAACGGCCACTAATCCACTCCCTTACAAAGGCCTAGATCGAGTCAGTGCTTATTTATTGGTGGCTAGTTGCACGGTTCAGTTGATGATGTACGATAATTTTACTAACCAACAGGAATTAGGCAGCATGGAGGCCTTCAAAGCCGCTTTTCAATAA
- a CDS encoding glycosyltransferase family 2 protein, whose product MGRPLVSIITVVYNALPTLEATIQSVIGQDKELTEYWIIDGGSTDGSIDLIRKYEDQLAGWCSEPDKGIYDAMNKGINRATGDWLYFIGGDDTLRPNIIRTIEPYLKADYSIVFGEIMFDNGHLYRSFLGPRTILQNTVHHQSAFYNSSLFKHYRYDDTIKIVSEYDLHLRVYTKNKLTYYMPLIIADCATGGASSELSRSLKETNQVRTRYVKNKLKNNFLSMFLNLYYMQKAIRYFLYGHRV is encoded by the coding sequence ATGGGACGTCCCTTAGTGTCTATCATTACAGTTGTGTATAATGCTTTGCCCACTTTGGAAGCTACTATTCAAAGTGTTATAGGGCAAGATAAGGAGTTAACTGAATATTGGATAATTGATGGGGGAAGCACGGATGGGTCTATAGACTTAATACGCAAATATGAAGACCAACTTGCTGGTTGGTGCAGCGAGCCGGATAAAGGTATTTATGACGCTATGAATAAGGGTATAAACCGGGCAACTGGCGATTGGCTTTATTTTATTGGGGGTGATGATACCTTAAGGCCAAATATAATAAGAACAATAGAACCTTACTTAAAAGCCGATTATTCAATAGTATTTGGGGAGATAATGTTTGATAATGGCCATCTTTATCGTTCCTTTCTGGGTCCAAGAACTATTCTGCAAAATACAGTACATCATCAAAGTGCATTTTATAATTCTTCACTATTTAAGCATTATCGCTATGATGATACAATTAAAATAGTGTCAGAATATGATCTACATTTACGTGTTTATACTAAAAATAAGCTTACTTATTATATGCCTTTAATTATAGCCGACTGTGCAACTGGTGGAGCTAGCAGTGAATTATCCCGTTCTTTAAAAGAAACAAATCAAGTAAGAACACGCTATGTGAAAAATAAGCTTAAAAATAATTTTCTTTCCATGTTTCTAAATTTGTATTATATGCAAAAAGCAATCAGATATTTTCTTTATGGACACCGAGTGTAA
- a CDS encoding glycosyltransferase family 4 protein has protein sequence MNIFFDHQAFSLQNYGGISRYYCELIKGINKDEHHNAHLSLLWSNNIHLREYKIPVLPYPFPKRYRLLSQSNKIFNIVNAKLTNYDIYHATYFSDFLKNYTSHKPYVTTFYDMTYERLSHQFVELSADTLIIGQKKKIAQYASHLVAISESTKRDMVDILNIDPKKITVIYLSTPFSQKKILETTYKNNNRPYLLFVGNRTGYKNFIPFLRSIAYILIRYQIVLVCAGGGSFTSNEHDVIRALSLNGLVEHQLIDDTLLPHLYGGAIAFVFPSLYEGFGIPILEAFSCNCPCIVSNTSSFPEVAGKGALYFDPTDSESMATNVERVILDDELRNNLIQNGQQELRRFSWQHTINETLELYEKLI, from the coding sequence ATGAATATTTTTTTTGACCATCAGGCTTTTTCTCTTCAGAACTACGGAGGTATATCTAGATACTACTGTGAGTTAATAAAAGGAATTAATAAAGATGAGCATCATAATGCTCATCTTTCTTTACTTTGGTCTAACAATATTCATTTACGTGAATATAAAATTCCCGTATTACCATATCCATTTCCAAAAAGGTATCGATTACTTTCTCAGTCAAATAAAATATTCAATATAGTAAACGCTAAACTTACTAATTATGATATATATCATGCTACGTATTTTAGTGATTTTTTAAAGAATTATACAAGCCATAAGCCATATGTAACTACATTTTATGACATGACATATGAGCGATTATCTCATCAGTTTGTTGAGCTATCGGCTGATACGTTGATTATTGGTCAAAAGAAGAAGATAGCACAATATGCATCTCATCTAGTAGCGATATCTGAAAGCACTAAACGGGATATGGTTGATATCTTAAATATCGACCCAAAAAAAATTACAGTTATTTACCTTAGTACTCCATTTTCCCAAAAAAAAATTTTAGAAACTACTTATAAAAATAACAATAGACCTTATCTATTATTTGTTGGTAATAGAACTGGGTACAAAAACTTTATTCCATTTTTACGCTCTATTGCCTACATACTTATTCGTTACCAAATTGTCCTTGTTTGCGCAGGTGGTGGCAGTTTTACAAGTAATGAGCATGACGTAATCAGAGCATTATCACTAAATGGATTAGTAGAACATCAATTAATTGATGATACTTTGTTGCCACATCTATACGGCGGGGCAATTGCTTTTGTATTTCCTTCCTTGTATGAAGGTTTTGGTATTCCTATTTTAGAAGCTTTTTCTTGTAATTGTCCCTGTATTGTAAGTAATACCAGTTCATTTCCAGAAGTTGCTGGTAAAGGTGCATTATATTTTGACCCGACAGATTCGGAATCCATGGCCACAAATGTCGAACGCGTCATATTGGACGATGAGCTAAGAAATAACTTAATTCAAAATGGACAACAAGAATTGCGACGATTTTCCTGGCAACATACAATTAATGAAACTTTGGAGCTATATGAAAAACTAATTTGA
- a CDS encoding FkbM family methyltransferase: protein MLYRLEILLHLVKSLGLSKGVVLFFQGTSIKKKTALKIRNFKHPIILRPNTSDREVFSQVFVYKEFDIDLGFEPKTIIDGGANIGLASIYFKNKFPNATIIAVEPDKDNVDALRENLLHYTNIHIIKAGLWPRSTRLSISDKYNMGKWAMVTEEIDASKEQVTNTHTIDTITIDNILTEFNLERIDLLKLDIESAEKYLFSDNYLSWLPKTKAIIIELHDWMEDGCSKPFFAAINKAFQNYSLKLSGENVVVINKDIL from the coding sequence ATGCTTTACCGATTAGAAATTCTACTTCACTTGGTTAAATCTTTAGGTTTATCCAAGGGCGTTGTTTTGTTTTTTCAAGGAACCTCAATAAAGAAAAAAACAGCGTTGAAAATTCGAAATTTTAAACACCCAATTATTTTGCGTCCTAATACTTCTGATAGAGAAGTGTTTTCTCAAGTTTTTGTATATAAGGAATTCGATATTGATTTGGGCTTTGAACCAAAGACGATTATTGATGGTGGGGCTAATATTGGCTTAGCAAGCATATATTTTAAAAATAAATTTCCAAATGCTACAATTATTGCCGTTGAACCGGATAAGGATAATGTAGATGCGTTGAGAGAAAATCTACTCCACTATACTAATATCCATATAATAAAAGCAGGTTTGTGGCCACGGTCGACAAGATTAAGTATAAGTGATAAGTACAATATGGGTAAATGGGCAATGGTTACTGAGGAAATTGATGCTAGTAAAGAACAAGTTACTAATACCCATACGATTGATACTATTACGATTGATAATATTCTAACTGAGTTTAACTTAGAACGAATCGATTTATTGAAGTTAGACATTGAATCAGCAGAAAAATATTTGTTTAGTGATAATTATTTAAGTTGGTTACCTAAAACAAAGGCCATAATTATTGAGCTTCATGATTGGATGGAAGATGGATGCTCAAAGCCTTTTTTTGCTGCCATAAACAAAGCTTTTCAAAATTATAGCCTTAAATTAAGCGGTGAAAATGTTGTTGTAATCAACAAGGATATTTTGTAA
- a CDS encoding glycosyltransferase, translated as MNGVSVVICCYNSAQRLTKTIEHIVKQEITSAIKWELIIVDNNSTDDTAETANLVWTEYNITNINFKIVFEEKQGLNNARLKGIAEATYEYILLCDDDNWLCPTYIETAYSIMTNNPNIGVLGGFSEPISEFGLPLWFTTFQYAYAVGAQNLYSGDVSSRGYLWGAGMIFKKSVFTKLLTSGFRFQVSDRSGSSLECGGDSELCRWFLIAGYQLWYDERLKFKHFIPANRLEKKIR; from the coding sequence ATGAATGGAGTTAGTGTGGTCATATGCTGTTATAATAGTGCTCAACGTTTAACTAAAACCATTGAGCATATAGTCAAACAAGAAATTACTAGCGCTATAAAATGGGAACTCATTATTGTGGATAATAATTCGACAGATGATACGGCTGAAACAGCTAATTTAGTATGGACTGAATATAATATCACTAATATTAATTTCAAGATTGTATTTGAGGAAAAACAGGGGCTGAATAATGCAAGGCTAAAGGGTATAGCAGAAGCTACTTACGAATATATACTTCTTTGCGACGACGACAATTGGCTTTGTCCTACTTATATTGAAACTGCATATTCTATAATGACTAACAACCCTAATATTGGCGTATTAGGCGGTTTTAGCGAACCTATTAGCGAGTTTGGCTTACCTTTATGGTTTACTACTTTTCAATATGCTTATGCAGTTGGTGCTCAAAATTTGTATTCAGGAGATGTCTCATCACGAGGGTACCTATGGGGAGCAGGGATGATTTTTAAAAAATCTGTATTTACGAAACTACTTACCAGTGGTTTCAGATTCCAAGTATCAGATAGAAGTGGATCTAGTTTAGAATGTGGTGGGGATTCAGAGCTATGTAGATGGTTTTTGATCGCTGGATATCAATTATGGTATGACGAAAGACTGAAATTTAAACATTTTATACCTGCAAATAGATTAGAAAAAAAAATACGTTGA
- a CDS encoding glycosyltransferase family 2 protein: protein MRKHEDQPKEFSEILSSPKITIITAVYNAEKYLDSCISSILNQTYKNFEYIIIDGGSTDSTLSIIKKYQNQLTHWVSEPDKGIYDAWNKGLAKASGDWIAFVGADDQLYPDALYSYVQHIVHHPNQNMLDFVSSRIELVNMDLSLIEVVGETWEWERFRHQMITWHVGTFHSKQLFIKYGFFDTEYKISGDYELLLRAKNQLVTSFIDKITAKMRVGGVSSVNLFKASSETYRAKIKNDAISLVKGNLLMVFDKLRLFIRIYI, encoded by the coding sequence ATGCGCAAGCATGAAGATCAACCAAAGGAATTTTCAGAAATACTTTCTTCTCCTAAAATCACAATAATTACAGCTGTATATAATGCCGAAAAATACCTAGATTCCTGTATATCCAGCATTTTAAATCAAACCTATAAGAATTTTGAATATATAATTATTGATGGTGGATCCACTGATAGTACTCTCTCAATCATTAAAAAGTATCAAAATCAGCTTACTCATTGGGTGAGTGAACCTGACAAAGGAATATACGATGCTTGGAATAAGGGATTAGCCAAGGCAAGTGGCGACTGGATTGCTTTTGTTGGAGCAGACGATCAATTGTATCCTGACGCTTTGTACTCATATGTACAGCACATTGTCCATCACCCTAATCAAAACATGTTAGATTTTGTCTCCTCACGCATAGAGTTAGTTAATATGGACCTATCTCTTATCGAAGTAGTTGGTGAGACTTGGGAGTGGGAGCGTTTTAGGCACCAAATGATTACCTGGCATGTGGGGACCTTTCACTCTAAACAATTGTTTATAAAATATGGTTTTTTCGACACTGAATATAAAATTTCAGGTGATTATGAATTGCTTCTTCGCGCAAAGAATCAATTAGTTACTTCATTTATTGATAAAATAACGGCTAAAATGCGTGTTGGTGGAGTAAGTAGTGTCAATCTTTTTAAAGCCAGCAGCGAAACATATCGAGCTAAAATAAAGAACGACGCAATTTCATTAGTAAAAGGAAACCTTTTAATGGTTTTTGATAAACTGCGTTTATTTATCAGGATATATATATAA